In Verrucomicrobiales bacterium, the genomic stretch TATCCAAAAGCCGGCGGTATATCGAAGAAAACCAGCGTCAGGTGCCCCAAGATGCTCCCCCAGAGGCCCTCGGGAGCTACGAGGCCCTGCTCCAATCCCCGAACGTGGACGCCGTCTATATCCCGCTCCCGACCGGATCTCGTAAGGAATGGGTGTTGAAAGCCGCTGCGGCCGGCAAACACATCGTCTGCGAGAAACCCTGTGCCATTTCCCTGCCCGAGCTGCAGGAGATGGTTGCCGCCTGCGCCAAGCATCGAGTCCAGTTCATGGATGGCGTCATGTTCATGCACAGCCGCCGCCTGAACCTGATCCGAGAGGTCCTCGACGCGGGACAGCACGTCGGCACTCTTCGGCGAATCGCCTCGTCGTTCAGCTTTTGTGCACCTGAGGAATTCTTTACCGGGAACATTCGCGGCGATAGCCGCCTCGAGCCGCACGGCTGCCTCGGGGACCTGGGCTGGTACAATATCCGTTTTGCGCTCTGGGCTCTGAAGTGGCAGATGCCCCGCCAGGTGATCGGCCGCATCCTCTCGCAGACCAACCGGGCCGACGGCGCAGGCTCGGTCCCCACGGAGTTCTCGGCCGAACTGTTCTTCGAGAACGGCCCCTCCATGACCTTCTACTGCTCGTTCATCACCGAGAACCAGCAATGGGTGCACCTGAGCGGCACCAAAGGTTCCCTGCTCGTCTCTGACTTCGTCCTGCCGGTCTTCGGCTGCACCGCCGGGTTCACTACCCAGAACCCACATTTCGAGGTGAACGGATGCGACTTCAACATGGAGGGCCGGGTCCGTCATCACGAAGTCCAGGAGTACAGCAACAGCCACTCGACTTCACAGGAGACCATGCTTTTCCAGAACTTCAGCACTCAGGTGTTGAGCGGCACGCTGAACGACGAATGGCCGGCCATGGCAGTCAAAACCCAGCAGGTAATGGAAGCCTGCTTGGAGTCCGCACGAGCGGGGAGCAAACCGGTGAACCTGTAGAGCCGGCCTATTTCGGGCTCGGCAAGGTCCGCCATTCCCGAACCACACCGTCCTGGAAGATGATCTCAGAGCGGACGTAAGGCTGCAGGTAATAGTCCTGAGCCATGTAGGGTTCCGAGTAATAACGGTTCCCCACCCTAACGCCGCGATACGTCCAATAGCGATGCTCTCGCAAGGTCGATCCGTGATAAAGCCAGTGAGTGGTGGCTCCCGCCTGAGTCTCCTGCTGCAAGATCTCTGCAGGTTTTCCTAGGGCGATATAGACCGCA encodes the following:
- a CDS encoding Gfo/Idh/MocA family oxidoreductase, coding for MSINKLRWGIMGTANIARKNWQAIHLSGNGTVTAVASRDLSKSRRYIEENQRQVPQDAPPEALGSYEALLQSPNVDAVYIPLPTGSRKEWVLKAAAAGKHIVCEKPCAISLPELQEMVAACAKHRVQFMDGVMFMHSRRLNLIREVLDAGQHVGTLRRIASSFSFCAPEEFFTGNIRGDSRLEPHGCLGDLGWYNIRFALWALKWQMPRQVIGRILSQTNRADGAGSVPTEFSAELFFENGPSMTFYCSFITENQQWVHLSGTKGSLLVSDFVLPVFGCTAGFTTQNPHFEVNGCDFNMEGRVRHHEVQEYSNSHSTSQETMLFQNFSTQVLSGTLNDEWPAMAVKTQQVMEACLESARAGSKPVNL